The genome window GGATGACACCGGAGCGCGGGCCGGCCAGGGTCTTGTGCACGGTGGAGGTCACGACGTCGGCGTGCGGCACCGGGTTGGGGTGCAGCCCGGCGGCCACGAGACCCGCGAAGTGCGCCATGTCCACCATGAGCAGCGCGCCGACCTCGTCGGCGATCTCGCGGAAGGCGGCGAAGTCGAGCTGGCGGGAGTAGGCCGACCAGCCGGCGATGATGAGCTTGGGACGGCGCTCGAGGGCGACCTTCCGCACGACGTCCATGTCCACGAGGAAGGTCTCGGGGTCCACGCCGTAGCTGGCCACGTCGAACAGGCGGCCGGAGAAGTTGATCTTCATGCCGTGCGTGAGGTGGCCGCCGTGGGCCAGCTCCAGGCCGAGGATGGTGTCACCCGGACGGATCAGCGCGTGCATGACGGCCGCGTTGGCCTGGGCGCCGGAGTGCGGCTGGACGTTGGCGTGCTCGGCGCCGAAGAGCGCCTTGGCGCGCTCGCGGGCCAGCTCCTCGGCCACGTCGACCTGCTCGCAGCCGCCGTAGTAGCGGCGACCGGGGTAGCCCTCGGCGTACTTGTTGGTGAGCACCGACCCCTGGGCCGCCATGACCGCGCGGGGCGCGAAGTTCTCGCTGGCGATCATCTCGAGGGTGTCCTGCTGGCGGCGGAGCTCCCCGTCCAGGACGGCGGCGATCTCCGGGTCGACCTCGGCCAGCGGGGCGTCGGTGAGGGACTGGGCGGGCAGAGCGGTCTGCGTCACGGGGCGCTCCTCGCGGTTCAGCGGCGGTTCGGCGGCGGTCGGGCTGCGGTCGGCTCACGTCGCGAACGGGCCCAGGCGGACGACCCGATCGGCTGCTCTCCCGCCGCTCCCCGGTGGTGACCCACCTTCGCCAGTCGCGACGCCGCCAGGGTAGACGGCGAGCACCCTCCCGGTCGACTCCCTTCCCGCAGCGCCGTGACGCCGGGTCGCCGCTGCCCGCCCCGGCGGGGCGGGCAGCGGCGACCCTTGACCTTCAGACTGTTGTATCAGTCATCCAGGCTGTTCTGCGAGAGCCAGCCGTGGGGGGCCGCGATCTCCTTGGCCGCCTCGGGACCCCAGGACCCGGGGGCGTAGGGCTGCACCTGCGGGCGGTTGTCCAGCAGCGGCGCCGCCACGCGCCAGGCCTCGCGCAGGCCGGTCGCCGTGGTGAACAGCGCCCGGTCACCCGCCAGCACGTCCCGCAGCAGCGAGGCGTACGCGGGCAGCGGCTCGGCGCGGGGCAGGTCCTCGAGGTCGAGCAGGAGCGAGCCGGCCACCAGGTCGCCCGGGGCCCCGGGGCGCTGGGCCGTCACGGTGGCCGCCACGGTGCCGTTGCCGGCCAGGGAGAACGCGATGGTCTCCGGGCGCGGCGGGCGCTCGCCGAACCCGCGGGTCTGCGGGCGGCGCAGCACCAGCGTCACGTGCTGGTGGCTCTCCTTGAGCTGCTTGCCGGTGCGCAGCAGGAAGGGGACGCCCTCCCAGCGGTCGTTGTCGATCCAGACCTTGGCGGCCACGAAGGTGTCCGTCTGGGAGTCGTCGTCGACCTCCTCGATGTCCCGGTAGCCCTCGACCTGGCCGAGCACGGCCTCGGAGGGGTCCATGGGGCGGAAGTCCTTGAGCACCGCCTCGCGAGCCTCCAGCAGCGCCTCCGGCGAGGCGTCGGCCGGGGGCTCGAGCGCCACCTCCGCCATCACCTGGAGCTGGTGGGTGACGAGCATGTCCAGGGTGGCGCCGGTCTCGTCGTAGAAGCCGGCGCGGTTGCTCACCCCGAGGGTCTCCGGGATGTCGATCTGCACGGCGGCCACGTGGTAGCGGTTCCAGACCTGCTCGAGCAGGCGGTTGTTGAAGCGCAGCACGTGCAGCTGCTGGGTCGCCTCCTTGCCGAGGAAGTGGTCGATCCGGAAGACGCGCTCCTCGGGGAAGATCGACAGGACCAGCTCGTCGAGGCGCTCGAAGCTCTCGGAGTCGGTGCCGAAGGGCTTCTCGTAGACCACCCGCGCGCCCTCGGCCAGGCCGTGCGCGTCCAGCGCCTTCGTGTACGGCTCGAAGGTCGAGGGGGGCAGCGCGATGTAGTGCACCAGCTGCACGTCGTCGCCGCCGCCGAGGTCGTCCTTCGCCTCGGCCACCACGTCGGCCAGCTCGCCCGGGTCGGACTCGGTGAACCCGCCGCCGGCGAAGCGCAGCGAGGAGGAGAAGCCGCGCCACTGGCGCCCGCTCAGGCCGGTCTTGGCGTCGTCCAGCACCTTCTTGACGTGCTCGCGGAACTCGTCGTGGGTCTGGTGCCCGCGCCCGTTGCCGATGAGGCGCCAGTTGTCGGGGAGCAGCCCGTGCTTGGCGAGCGCTCCGAAGGCGGGCAGCACCATGCGCGCCGCGAGGTCTCCCGTGGCGCCGAAGAGGACGAAGACGGTGGGGGTGGAGACCGCGGTGGGCGTGGCCGCACCGTGGTCGTCGGTGGAGGTCTCGGACGATGCGTCGGTCACGACCAGCCACCGTATTCGGCCCCGGCGCGGCGCGCCCGCTCCCCGGGCCGGACATCGGGCGGAGGGGCTGCTCAGACCGGTGCCGGCTCGCGCCGGGGCACCCCCGCCGTGCCCGTCGCCAGCAGCACGGCCACGGCGGTCAGCAGCACGAGCAGCGGCGCCGTCCACCCGCCGCTCGCGTCGTGCGCGGCGCCCACCACCACCGGTCCCAGGGCACCGGCCAGGTAGCCGCCGCCCTGCACCAGCGCCGAGGCGGCCCGCACGTCGGCGGGACCGCCCGCGCGGCCTGCCCGCACCTCGCGGCCGCGGGCCACCGCTGAGACCAGCACCACGGTGATCCCGCCGCCCTGGGCGGCCCCCGCGAGCGCCGCCCAGCACCACCACAGCTGCGGCGCCAGCAGCAGCCCGAGCGGCAGGGTGGCCCAGCCGGCGCAGACCAGCCACAGCGCGACGCGGGGGCGGGCGGTGGCGCGCAGCACGGCGGGCACCCCGAACGCCCCGACCACGGCGGCCACCTGGAAGACGGCGGCGCTCACCCCGGCGGCCTCGGGGCCGGCGCCGAGCCGGTCGGCGAGCAGCTCGGGCAGCCAGGCCGTGGTGCCGTAGTAGGAGAACGACTGCGCGGCGCAGGCGGCCACCAGCAGCCAGGTGGTGGCGCGCCGGCGGACGGGCACGGGGTGGGGGTCGAGGCGCCCGCCGTCGGCGCGGCCGGCGCGGCCCGCGCGGTCCGTGCGGCCGGTGCGGTCGGACCCGGCCGGCGCGGTCCCCGGGCCGCCGCGGGAGCGGCGGTGGGCCCGCAGGACGACGACGGCGGCGACCACGGCCAGCACCGCCCACACCGCCGTGGCGGTCCGCCAGCCCAGGGGGACGGCGACCAGCGGCGTCACGGCGGTGGTGAGGGCGCTGCCCACGTTGAAGGACGCGGCGTACAGCGCGGTGACGAGGCCGACGGCGCTGGGGAAGTCCTCCGAGATGAGCACGGGCATCGCGATGTTGCCGATGGTGATGGCCATCCCCAGCACCACGGTGCCGGCCAGGGCCGCGGGGTAGCCGCCCGCGGAGCGCACGAGGGTGCCCAGCAGCACCCCGCCGAGGCAGGCGAGCACGGCGGTCCGCAGCCCGAACCGGGCGGTCACCCACGCCCCGAAGGGGGTGGCGGCGCCGAAGCAGAGCACCGGGAGCGTGGTCAGCAGCCCCACGGCGCCGGCGCTGACCGCCAGGTCCGAGCGCAGCTCCACCGCGACCGGCGGCAGCGCCGCCAGGGGGCCGCGCACGTTGAGCGCCACGAGCACCACGGCCGCGAGGGCGAGGACCGGCAGAGCCGACGCCCGCGAGCGGGCGGCGCCCCCCGCCAGCGGGGAGGGGGCGGGCGGCTCCGGCGGACCGGTGTCCGCCCGGGAGGGGTGGGGCACCCCCTGACGCTAGGCGGACCGGACGCCCCCCGCGCTGGCTACCCTCGTCGGTCGTGTCCGCCTCCGCACCGACGACCCCCTCGAAGCACTACGTGATCGCGCTGGCCTGCCCCGACGGCCCGGGCATCGTGCACGCCGTGACCGGGGTGCTGGCGCACCTGGGCGGCAACATCACCGACAGCCAGCAGTTCGGCGACCCGGACACCGGCCGGTTCCACATGCGCGTGCAGGTCAGCGCCGACCTGGACGAGCCCGCGCTGCGGGGGGCGTTCGCTCCGGTGGCGCAGCGCTTCGGCATGGAGTGGACCCTGGACGAGCTGGGGCGCCCGCTGCGGACGCTGGTGATGGTCTCCCGGGCCGGCCACTGCCTCAACGACCTGCTGTTCCGCACGCGCGCCGGCCAGCTCCCGGTGGACGTCGTCGCCGTCGCGGGCAACCACCGCGACCTCGAGCCGCTGGCGGGCTTCTACGGGGTGCCGTTCCACCACCTGCCGGTGGACAGGTCCGTGGCCGCGGGCGAGCCCGGGTCCCTGGAGGCCGCGGAGGCGGCGCTGCTGGGGCTGGTGGACTCCCTCGACGTGGAGCTGGTGGTGCTGGCCCGGTACATGCAGATCCTGTCGCCGCAGCTGTGCCGGGCGCTGAGCGGGCGGGCCATCAACATCCACCACTCGTTCCTGCCCAGCTTCAAGGGCGCGCGGCCGTACGCCCAGGCGCACGTGCGCGGCGTGAAGATCATCGGTGCGACGGCGCACTACGTGACGCCCGACCTCGACGAGGGCCCGATCATCGAGCAGGACGTCCACCGGGTCGACCACGGCATGACCGTGGCCGAGCTGCAGTCCATCGGGCAGGACGTCGAGGCGCAGGTGCTGGCCAGGGCGGTGCGCTGGCACGCCGAGCACCGGGTGCTGCTGGACGGTCACCGCACGGTCGTCTTCCGCTGACCACCGGTCGGCGCGCGCCCGGGGGCGACCCGTGGGCACCATGTCCGACGTGTCCTCCTCCGTGACGTCCCTGCTCGAGCTCACCCTGACTGCGGAGGCGGTGGCCGACCGCGCCGCCACCGACGCCGTGGTCAGCCAGACGCTCCAGGCCACCCGCGCCTTCGACGGGTGCCTGGGCTGCGACGTCCTGGAGGACGTCGAGGACCCGGCGCACCTGGTGGTGCTCGAGCGGTGGGCCTCGCTGGCCCACGACGACGCCTACCGCGCGTGGCGCCGCACGCCCGAGGGCGCCTCGCGCCTGGGCGAGGTGCTGGCGGGCCCGCCGCGGCTGACCCGGTTCACCACGGCCGACGGCGTCTGAGACGGCCGGCGCGGGCTCAGACCACCACGTCGAGGCCCAGCGCCCCGGTCGCGCCGGTCCCGCCGCGGCCGGCCACCTGCGCGAACGCACTGAGCCACTGCGAGGACTGCGCCGCGGCGTCGCCCGCGCCGACCCGCTGGTCCTGCAGCGCCGGGAGCCCGCCGGTGTCCGCGCTGGAGAGCCCTCCCCCGAGCCCGGCCTGCTCGTCGGCGTCGCCGAGGGCGTCCCGCTCGTCCGGCGGCGCGGCGGCCAGCGCGGCACCTCCCAGCACGGACGCCGGGGAGTACAGGACCCCGGTGCCGTCGGGGCCCAGGGGGTCGAGCGGGGAGGACGAGCCCGGCCCGTCGGAGCCGAGGGTCAGCGCGTCCTGCCTGGGGATGCCGGCAGAGCCGGCGGTCGAGCTGGCCGTCGAGCTGGCCGCGACCGGGTCCACCCCCGAGGAGGGGGCTGCTGCGCTGCGCGCCCACCAGGGTCCCGCGGCGGAGGTGGTCCCCCAGCCCGTGGGCGGCAGCCCCGCGTCGAACGCCATCGCGACCTCCCGGTGCCGACCGGCGGGCCCGGTGCCCGCGTGGTCACCACCGAGCGTGCTCTCACCCTGAGCGTTCGGATCATCACTCTTCGTCGATTCACCCGGTCGGCGTCCGCGCGGGCCGCCGCGTAGCCTCGCCGGGTGACGTCGCACGCCGGGGCACCGGCGCGCGGGGTCGCCGTCTACGGGACCGTGCTCCGGCGGCCCGGGACCGGGCTGACGTTCGCGGCGTCCGTGCTCGCCCGGCTCCCCATCGCCATGGCCCCGCTCGGGATGGTGCTCCTCGTGGAGCGCACGTCCGGCTCGTACGCCACGGCTGGCGCCGTCACCGCGGCCTTCGCCGTCGGCACGGCCGCCGGTGCCCCCGTGTGGGGCCGGGCCATGGACGCCCGCGCCCAGGCCCGCGTCCTGGCGCCCGCCGTCACCGCGAGCGCCGCGCTGCTCGCCGTGCTCGCGCTGTCCGCTCCGCGGGGCGCACCCGCCGCGGTGCTGGCCGGCACCGCGCTCGCGGCGGGCCTGACCTTCCCGCCCTTCAGCGCCGCCATGCGCGCCTCCTGGCGCGTGCTGCTCGCCGACCCCGGCCACCGCCGCGCCGGGTACGCGCTCGACGCGGCCGCGGTGGAGGCGCTGTTCGTGCTGGGTCCGCTGCTGCTGTCGGGGCTGCTGGTCGCGCTGCCGACCTCGGGGCCGCTGCTCGTCACCGCGGCGGTGCTGCTGGTCGGGGGGCTGGGCTACGCGGCCACGGGCTCCGCGCGCCAGGACCCCCACGACCGGTCCCCCGGTGCCGCCCCCGCAGGGGCGGCGGGAGCGGCAGGGGCGGCGGGGACGGCGGGGACGGCGGGGACGGCGGGGACGGCGGAGGTGGGTGCGCCGCCCGCCGCGCGGGCGCTGCTGACCTCCGCGCCGCTGCTGGCGGTGCTGGCCAGCGGCCTGGCGATGGCGCTGGCCTTCGGTGCCACCGACACCTCCCTGGCCGCGACCGCGCGCACCGTGCTCGGTGACGACGCCGCGCTGGGCCTGCTCTTCGCCGCCATCGCCGGTGGCAGCACGCTCGGGGGGCTCGCCTACGGAGCCCTCGGCGGACACCGCTCCGGCGCGCGGCTGCTGCCGGTCCTGCTCGGGGTGTTCGGAGCCGGGCTGGGCGGTGTCGCCCTGGTGCTCGCCGCGCCCGGCAGCCCGCCCACGCCCGTGCTGCTGGGCGTGCTGTTCGTGGTGGGGCTCGTCATCGCGCCCAGCCTCATCATCCAGCAGGCCCTCGTGGACGGGCTGTCACCCGCGGGTCGCACCACCGAGGCGCAGGCGTGGCTGTCCACCGCGGTCACCACCGGCGGCGCCCTGGGCACGGCCGCGGGCGGAGCGGTCATCGAGGCGGCCGGGGTGGCAGCCGCCTTCGGTGCGGCGGCCGCTGCGCTGGGGCTCGCCGCCGTCGTCGCCCTGGTCTCGCAGGGCGCGTGGCGGCGCGCCGACGGCGCCCGCGACGGGCCGTCCGGGTGGTGACGTCCCACGGGGCTGTCCCCCGGGCCCGGACCCGCCGAGGGGAGGACGTGGACCACGTGCGCTCGGACCCGGCCGGCACGGGCCGGCTGCGCCCGCGGCGCACGGAGCTGGCGGTCTTCACCACCTTCGCCGCGGTGCACCTGCCCGGGCTCGTCGTGGCCCTGGGGCGCCCGGCGTGGGCGCCCCTGGGCTCGGTGGCCGTCAGCTTCCTGCTGTGGACGGCGCTGGCCGTGCTGGCCGTGCGGGCCCTGCGCCGCGAGGCCGCGGTGCCGCAGGGGCTGGTGGCGGCGGCGCTGGCGCTGGACGCCGTGGTGCTGACGCTGTCGGGGCTGTCGCCCCCGCGACCCGGGAACCTCGTGGCCGCGGCCGTGGGCATGATCGCCATCTGCGCGGCGTCGGCGCTGCTGACCCGGCCGCGCCACGTCCCGCTCGTCGTGCTGCCCGCGGTGGTGGGTCAG of Quadrisphaera sp. RL12-1S contains these proteins:
- the glyA gene encoding serine hydroxymethyltransferase, producing MTQTALPAQSLTDAPLAEVDPEIAAVLDGELRRQQDTLEMIASENFAPRAVMAAQGSVLTNKYAEGYPGRRYYGGCEQVDVAEELARERAKALFGAEHANVQPHSGAQANAAVMHALIRPGDTILGLELAHGGHLTHGMKINFSGRLFDVASYGVDPETFLVDMDVVRKVALERRPKLIIAGWSAYSRQLDFAAFREIADEVGALLMVDMAHFAGLVAAGLHPNPVPHADVVTSTVHKTLAGPRSGVILCRAEHAKKIDSAVFPGQQGGPLMHVIAGKAVAFKIAASEAFKERQQRTLEGAKIIANRLLEPDVDAVGASVLTGGTDVHLALVDLRRSELDGKQAEDRLHEAGITVNRNAVPFDPRPPMVTSGLRIGTPALATRGFGATEFTEVADIIAGALDPAAPVAPLRERVRSLTEAFPLYPGLPAAGAAGETGA
- a CDS encoding glucose-6-phosphate dehydrogenase, translated to MTDASSETSTDDHGAATPTAVSTPTVFVLFGATGDLAARMVLPAFGALAKHGLLPDNWRLIGNGRGHQTHDEFREHVKKVLDDAKTGLSGRQWRGFSSSLRFAGGGFTESDPGELADVVAEAKDDLGGGDDVQLVHYIALPPSTFEPYTKALDAHGLAEGARVVYEKPFGTDSESFERLDELVLSIFPEERVFRIDHFLGKEATQQLHVLRFNNRLLEQVWNRYHVAAVQIDIPETLGVSNRAGFYDETGATLDMLVTHQLQVMAEVALEPPADASPEALLEAREAVLKDFRPMDPSEAVLGQVEGYRDIEEVDDDSQTDTFVAAKVWIDNDRWEGVPFLLRTGKQLKESHQHVTLVLRRPQTRGFGERPPRPETIAFSLAGNGTVAATVTAQRPGAPGDLVAGSLLLDLEDLPRAEPLPAYASLLRDVLAGDRALFTTATGLREAWRVAAPLLDNRPQVQPYAPGSWGPEAAKEIAAPHGWLSQNSLDD
- a CDS encoding MFS transporter; this translates as MPHPSRADTGPPEPPAPSPLAGGAARSRASALPVLALAAVVLVALNVRGPLAALPPVAVELRSDLAVSAGAVGLLTTLPVLCFGAATPFGAWVTARFGLRTAVLACLGGVLLGTLVRSAGGYPAALAGTVVLGMAITIGNIAMPVLISEDFPSAVGLVTALYAASFNVGSALTTAVTPLVAVPLGWRTATAVWAVLAVVAAVVVLRAHRRSRGGPGTAPAGSDRTGRTDRAGRAGRADGGRLDPHPVPVRRRATTWLLVAACAAQSFSYYGTTAWLPELLADRLGAGPEAAGVSAAVFQVAAVVGAFGVPAVLRATARPRVALWLVCAGWATLPLGLLLAPQLWWCWAALAGAAQGGGITVVLVSAVARGREVRAGRAGGPADVRAASALVQGGGYLAGALGPVVVGAAHDASGGWTAPLLVLLTAVAVLLATGTAGVPRREPAPV
- the purU gene encoding formyltetrahydrofolate deformylase, producing the protein MSASAPTTPSKHYVIALACPDGPGIVHAVTGVLAHLGGNITDSQQFGDPDTGRFHMRVQVSADLDEPALRGAFAPVAQRFGMEWTLDELGRPLRTLVMVSRAGHCLNDLLFRTRAGQLPVDVVAVAGNHRDLEPLAGFYGVPFHHLPVDRSVAAGEPGSLEAAEAALLGLVDSLDVELVVLARYMQILSPQLCRALSGRAINIHHSFLPSFKGARPYAQAHVRGVKIIGATAHYVTPDLDEGPIIEQDVHRVDHGMTVAELQSIGQDVEAQVLARAVRWHAEHRVLLDGHRTVVFR
- a CDS encoding putative quinol monooxygenase, with translation MSSSVTSLLELTLTAEAVADRAATDAVVSQTLQATRAFDGCLGCDVLEDVEDPAHLVVLERWASLAHDDAYRAWRRTPEGASRLGEVLAGPPRLTRFTTADGV
- a CDS encoding MFS transporter, which produces MTSHAGAPARGVAVYGTVLRRPGTGLTFAASVLARLPIAMAPLGMVLLVERTSGSYATAGAVTAAFAVGTAAGAPVWGRAMDARAQARVLAPAVTASAALLAVLALSAPRGAPAAVLAGTALAAGLTFPPFSAAMRASWRVLLADPGHRRAGYALDAAAVEALFVLGPLLLSGLLVALPTSGPLLVTAAVLLVGGLGYAATGSARQDPHDRSPGAAPAGAAGAAGAAGTAGTAGTAGTAEVGAPPAARALLTSAPLLAVLASGLAMALAFGATDTSLAATARTVLGDDAALGLLFAAIAGGSTLGGLAYGALGGHRSGARLLPVLLGVFGAGLGGVALVLAAPGSPPTPVLLGVLFVVGLVIAPSLIIQQALVDGLSPAGRTTEAQAWLSTAVTTGGALGTAAGGAVIEAAGVAAAFGAAAAALGLAAVVALVSQGAWRRADGARDGPSGW